A genomic region of Mycolicibacterium poriferae contains the following coding sequences:
- a CDS encoding non-ribosomal peptide synthetase — MTQTDARPGASAIEDVLALSPLQQGLFSMATLTEGGAARTDPYVIAMAVDATGDLQVDLLRRCADQLLTRHANLRASFVQGDLSRAVQIIPTRAELPWRQVRVDSDDEAVAVETAERSAPFELARGPVIRFLLIETPQRWRLVVTAHHILIDGWSLPLFMGELLTLYRAGGDPAALPDPPRPYRDYIGWLAGRDHEASRRLWRRHLDRIDAPTLLTPALTSSAPAPGRPRLTEVKLDAESTRRLTEGARSRGVTVNTLIQLAWASVLSVLTDRTDVTFGVTVSGRPGELAGVERMVGLFVNTVPLRVRLDPADRTGSQCLALQREAAGLRDHSYLSHADLRAMAGIGELFDTLLVYENFPPGGLVGASEFAVNGATFVPSALESLSHFPVTLAAHLAGEQLTVFVEVLDGALGQLRPETLGRRVLHIAQRLISCWDRPLRDVGILLPGEELGPSAAGDAVTGGGVHTRFTEVAATRLGSVALTWDTGRLTYRQVDEAADRVASALLARGVGDEDAVAITLPRGPDYVVAMLGVLKAGAVIVPLDPAMPADRVADILDQAAARVVVDEAFIAALPAVPSADYRPAEVTGAQAAYVVFTSGTTGRPKGVIGTHGALLAYADDHAEHVLRPARARLGRPLRVAHAWSFTFDAAWQPLAALLDGDTVHIVGDECQRDAEALVFTIGRFGIDMLDTTPSMFAQLRAVGLLSTVPLAVLALGGEAVGATTWRMIGEECARTGMTAFNCYGPTETTVESVVAAIDAHDEPSIGFPTATVGVRVLDAWLRPVPAGVAGELYLTGEQVTRGYLGRGAETSARFVADPFGAGRRMYRTGDVVRRGPDGGLQFLGRADSQVKIRGFRVEPDEIAAVLGTHPGVRDAYVTATRRGPQARLIGYVVRGAQDVPLDELRELVSAKLPRYMVPHQLVAIDALPLTSHGKIDDAALAEIAGSGADPAGAGVPPATETESALADVLAAVLGADGVGVTDDFLEMGLDSIVALTLVQEARRRGIDMRARLMLECSTIRELAAAINNPDNSGSAGGESAPAPLDDDRYGEVDPAPIMRWMFEYGSFRRFTQNVLVSVPDELTEDQMLKILQALLDRHDMLRSVLQEGQRLVTRPPGVVPAAQVLTVVGGSAHDHVRAEAASALERIDPTAGSMLQAVWFREKPSVLLLCVHHLATDVVSWYVILGALAELAADVTAGRTPALAAEFTTYRHWTRMLAERSHSRELDEQLGYWARQLEAPDPPLGVRRPDPSRDTWASHRLTDVVTDADSTAALLHRLDRAGVEVRDFLLAALTLTLTSWRVERGQPAHHGALIALEGHGREDAVVSHSCDTSATVGWFTSVYPVRLGAAEAPVDIGAAKDAAVARTLVRSITDQLALVPNRGLDYGVLRYLRGDFVDKPEPQVEFNYIGRHDLSGERSGAEWSLLTDAALNTQLPVSAEPDLPLRYTFDVICVVAAGPDGPQLRTSWRWSDRLSSEAEVDRLSELWSQAVTVLGEAL; from the coding sequence ATGACCCAGACCGACGCACGCCCCGGCGCGTCGGCCATCGAGGATGTGCTGGCGCTGAGCCCGCTGCAGCAGGGGCTGTTCTCGATGGCCACGCTGACCGAGGGCGGGGCGGCACGCACCGATCCCTACGTCATCGCGATGGCGGTCGATGCGACCGGTGACCTGCAGGTGGATCTGCTGCGCCGCTGTGCCGACCAGCTGTTGACGCGGCACGCGAACCTGCGCGCCAGCTTCGTCCAGGGTGACCTCAGCCGAGCCGTGCAGATCATCCCGACCCGTGCCGAGCTGCCGTGGCGGCAGGTCCGCGTCGACTCCGACGACGAGGCGGTGGCCGTCGAAACAGCGGAGCGCAGTGCGCCGTTCGAGCTGGCCCGCGGACCGGTGATCCGGTTCCTGCTGATCGAGACACCTCAGCGGTGGCGGTTGGTCGTCACCGCACACCACATCCTCATCGACGGCTGGTCGCTGCCGTTGTTCATGGGGGAGCTGCTGACGCTGTACCGGGCCGGCGGTGACCCCGCCGCGTTGCCCGACCCGCCCCGACCCTACCGCGACTACATCGGCTGGTTGGCCGGCCGCGACCACGAGGCCAGCCGGCGACTGTGGCGCCGCCACCTCGACAGGATCGACGCGCCGACGCTGCTCACCCCGGCGCTGACTTCGTCCGCCCCGGCCCCCGGGCGGCCCCGGCTCACCGAGGTGAAACTCGACGCCGAGTCCACCCGCCGGCTGACCGAAGGCGCGCGCAGCCGCGGCGTCACCGTCAACACCCTGATCCAGCTCGCCTGGGCCAGCGTGCTTTCCGTGCTCACCGACCGCACCGACGTCACCTTCGGGGTGACGGTATCGGGGCGGCCGGGCGAGTTGGCCGGCGTCGAGCGGATGGTCGGACTGTTCGTCAACACCGTTCCACTGCGGGTACGCCTGGATCCCGCCGACCGCACGGGCAGCCAATGTCTGGCGCTGCAGCGCGAAGCCGCCGGGCTGCGCGACCACAGCTACCTCAGCCACGCCGACCTGCGGGCGATGGCCGGCATCGGGGAGCTGTTCGACACCCTGCTCGTCTACGAGAACTTCCCGCCCGGAGGCCTGGTCGGCGCCAGCGAATTCGCGGTCAACGGCGCCACATTCGTGCCGTCGGCGCTGGAGAGTCTGTCGCACTTTCCGGTTACGCTCGCCGCGCATCTGGCCGGCGAGCAGCTCACGGTGTTCGTCGAGGTGCTCGACGGGGCGCTGGGTCAGCTGCGGCCCGAAACGCTGGGCAGGCGAGTGCTGCACATCGCGCAGCGCCTGATCAGCTGCTGGGACCGGCCATTGCGCGACGTCGGCATCCTGCTCCCCGGCGAGGAACTGGGGCCGTCAGCCGCCGGTGACGCAGTCACTGGCGGCGGGGTGCACACCCGATTCACCGAGGTGGCCGCGACGCGCCTCGGGTCGGTGGCGCTGACCTGGGACACCGGCCGGCTGACCTATCGACAGGTCGACGAGGCCGCTGACCGGGTGGCCTCGGCGTTGCTCGCCCGCGGGGTCGGTGACGAAGATGCCGTGGCGATCACACTGCCTCGCGGCCCCGACTACGTCGTGGCCATGCTGGGCGTGCTGAAGGCGGGCGCGGTCATCGTGCCGCTGGACCCCGCGATGCCCGCCGACCGGGTCGCCGACATCCTGGATCAGGCCGCGGCGCGCGTCGTCGTCGACGAGGCGTTCATCGCCGCGCTGCCCGCCGTCCCGTCGGCGGACTACCGGCCCGCCGAGGTGACGGGAGCGCAGGCCGCCTACGTGGTGTTCACCTCGGGCACCACCGGCCGGCCCAAAGGGGTCATCGGGACGCACGGCGCGCTGCTCGCCTACGCCGACGACCACGCCGAGCATGTCCTGCGTCCGGCGCGGGCACGGCTCGGACGGCCGCTGCGGGTGGCCCACGCGTGGTCGTTCACCTTCGACGCCGCCTGGCAACCGTTGGCCGCGCTGCTCGACGGCGACACGGTGCACATCGTCGGCGACGAATGTCAGCGTGACGCAGAGGCGTTGGTGTTCACGATCGGGCGGTTCGGCATCGACATGCTCGACACCACACCGTCGATGTTCGCCCAGTTGCGCGCCGTGGGTCTGCTGAGCACCGTGCCGCTGGCCGTGCTCGCCCTCGGCGGGGAAGCGGTCGGCGCGACGACGTGGCGGATGATCGGCGAGGAGTGCGCCCGTACCGGCATGACCGCGTTCAACTGTTACGGACCCACCGAGACGACCGTGGAATCAGTGGTCGCCGCCATCGACGCCCACGACGAGCCGTCGATCGGCTTCCCGACCGCGACCGTCGGTGTGCGGGTTCTGGACGCTTGGCTGCGGCCGGTCCCGGCCGGGGTGGCCGGCGAGCTGTACCTGACCGGGGAACAGGTGACCCGCGGCTACCTCGGGCGCGGTGCCGAAACCTCGGCCCGGTTCGTCGCCGACCCCTTCGGGGCGGGCCGGCGGATGTACCGCACCGGCGACGTCGTGCGGCGTGGCCCCGACGGCGGGCTGCAGTTCCTCGGCCGCGCCGACAGCCAGGTCAAGATCCGCGGCTTCCGGGTGGAGCCCGACGAGATCGCCGCCGTACTGGGCACCCATCCGGGTGTCCGCGACGCATATGTGACAGCGACGCGCCGGGGTCCGCAGGCGCGGTTGATCGGCTACGTCGTCCGCGGTGCGCAGGACGTGCCGCTCGACGAGTTGCGGGAGCTGGTGTCGGCGAAGCTGCCGCGGTACATGGTGCCCCACCAACTCGTCGCCATCGACGCACTGCCGCTGACCTCACACGGCAAGATCGACGATGCCGCCCTGGCCGAGATCGCCGGTTCCGGTGCGGATCCCGCAGGGGCCGGCGTGCCGCCGGCCACCGAGACGGAGTCCGCACTCGCCGATGTGCTGGCCGCTGTTCTCGGCGCCGACGGGGTGGGAGTCACGGACGACTTCCTGGAGATGGGGCTGGACAGCATCGTCGCGCTGACCCTGGTCCAGGAGGCCCGCCGCCGCGGGATCGACATGCGCGCTCGACTCATGCTGGAGTGCAGCACCATCCGGGAACTGGCGGCCGCCATCAACAACCCCGACAATTCCGGCAGTGCTGGCGGTGAGTCGGCGCCGGCACCGCTGGACGACGACCGCTACGGCGAGGTCGACCCCGCCCCGATCATGCGGTGGATGTTCGAGTACGGCAGTTTTCGCCGGTTCACCCAGAACGTGCTCGTCAGCGTGCCTGACGAGCTCACCGAAGATCAGATGCTGAAAATCCTGCAGGCCCTGCTGGATCGTCACGACATGCTGCGCTCGGTGCTGCAGGAGGGACAACGGCTGGTCACCCGGCCCCCGGGCGTGGTCCCGGCCGCCCAGGTGCTCACGGTCGTCGGCGGCTCAGCGCACGACCATGTCCGGGCAGAGGCCGCCTCGGCGCTGGAGCGTATCGACCCGACCGCCGGGTCGATGCTGCAGGCGGTGTGGTTCCGCGAGAAGCCATCGGTGTTGCTGCTGTGCGTGCACCATCTGGCCACCGACGTGGTGTCCTGGTACGTCATACTCGGTGCGCTCGCCGAACTCGCCGCCGACGTCACCGCGGGCAGGACACCCGCGCTCGCCGCCGAGTTCACCACCTACCGCCACTGGACGCGAATGCTCGCCGAGCGCAGCCATTCCCGTGAACTCGACGAGCAACTCGGGTACTGGGCGCGTCAGCTCGAAGCGCCGGACCCGCCGCTGGGCGTGCGACGCCCCGATCCGAGCCGCGACACCTGGGCCTCGCACCGTCTCACCGACGTGGTCACCGACGCCGACTCCACCGCGGCCCTTTTGCACCGTCTCGACCGGGCGGGTGTCGAAGTGCGCGATTTCCTGTTGGCAGCGCTGACGTTGACCCTGACCTCGTGGCGGGTCGAGCGCGGGCAGCCCGCGCACCACGGGGCGCTGATCGCGCTGGAGGGGCACGGTCGAGAAGACGCCGTGGTCAGTCATTCCTGTGACACCTCGGCCACCGTCGGATGGTTCACCTCGGTGTATCCGGTACGACTGGGCGCCGCGGAGGCGCCAGTGGACATCGGCGCCGCGAAGGATGCTGCTGTCGCCCGTACGCTCGTGCGCTCGATCACCGACCAGCTCGCGCTGGTGCCGAACCGGGGACTGGACTACGGGGTGTTGCGTTACCTACGCGGGGATTTCGTGGATAAGCCCGAACCGCAGGTGGAGTTCAACTACATCGGCCGACACGACCTCAGCGGCGAGAGGTCCGGGGCTGAGTGGTCGTTGCTCACCGACGCCGCGCTCAACACCCAGTTGCCCGTCTCCGCCGAACCGGACCTGCCGCTGCGCTACACGTTCGACGTCATCTGCGTTGTCGCCGCCGGCCCCGACGGTCCACAGCTGCGCACCAGCTGGCGCTGGAGTGACCGGCTGAGCAGCGAGGCCGAGGTCGATCGGCTCAGTGAGCTGTGGAGCCAGGCCGTCACGGTGTTGGGCGAGGCACTGTGA
- a CDS encoding non-ribosomal peptide synthetase: MTDIDTRAQLTERRLELLRRRLDERGLTATTAPVDDVSAMSEGQLRMWFVHAADPSRALLNVCLSYRITGAVDTDRLHEAVDAVAVRHPVLRTTYRTASADNGSTGMPVPTVHPDLRPGWAEHDLSELSERARRLRLEVLAQREFSAPFDLNAESPLRITVIRISATELVLLLVAHHIAWDDGSWEVFFADLTRAYQGEPLAPSRAWVSPQVNDDADVAYWRAVMADPPEPLELPGPTGSAVPTSWRSRRTTRHLGADVAARVSAMAADAGATPYTVLLAVFGTLVHRYSHVDDFLVATPVLNRTADTEDVIGYFGNTVALRLRPQSAMTFTELLAQSRDTAIGAFAHQRVGLDRMVRELNPDRRHGAERMTRVSFGFRGPDRFGFTPPGVSCERADLRAHLTHLPLGIMVEFSADEIVVELEYLVEIIEPQLAEQLLDHYLVLLDSALARPDSSLRELDLMSGADREWLREMTHGPAFDTAPATIVDLVEAQAARTPEATAVVYEGHHYSYRELNEHANRVAHWLISHEIGTEDRVAVLLDKSPELVVTALGVLKAGAVYLPIDPTYPQDRLEFILGDCDAKLAVREPVTGIEDLPTHNPTDADRVRPLRPANTAYLIYTSGSTGLPKGVPVPHRPVAEYFVWFKQDYQVDAADRLLQVASPSFDVSIAEVFGTLACGARLVIHRPDGLRDIGYLTDLLRDEGITAMHFVPSLLGLFLSLPGVNQWRTLQRVPIGGEALPGEVADKFHATFDALLHNFYGPTETVINATRYKVEGRQGTRIVPIGKPKINTAIHLLDDALRPVPPGSIGEIYIGGTHLAHGYHRRPGLTAERFVADPFTPGARLYRTGDLARRNADGDVEFVGRADEQVKIRGFRIELGDVAAAITVDPSVGQAVVVVSDLPGLGKSLVGYLTPADGSAVDVDRIRARVAAALPEYMTPAAYVVVDEIPITAHGKIDRAGLPEPEILAASEFREPAAGTETQVAQLFADLLGHERVGADDSFFDLGGHSLLATKLVAEVRARCGADVGVRDIFELETVARLAEHIDSLAADGRGARPRLVAQPHDGPAPLSSSQLRSWFGYRIEGANPVNNIPFAARLSGPCDVDALVAALHDVVERHAILRTTYREIDGTPYQVVNDMTPHFLVRRARGDGEDWLRGELAREQRYAFDLEQDWPIRAAVLGVEGERGPELVVSLVIHHIAGDHWSGGVLFTDMVTAYRARNAGRQPDWAPLPIQYTDYGAWQARLLSDEAGIVAPQREYWAGQLAGVPTESGLPLDHPRPRLPSGAGDAVEFTITASTRTALAQLCRDLGITEFMALQAAVAVTLAKAGGGPDIPMGTPVAGRSEAELADLVGFFVNFVVLRNDLRGNPTLREILVRARETALSAYSNADVPFEQVVEVVNPPRSLSRNPLFQVVVHVREQLPRQQMIDDRTSFTALEPSFDMAQADLSLNFFADAQDGPAAGYRGHVIYRPELYDRATIQRLTGWLDRIVTAFAEHPDRRLGDVEIITAEEKQRIVTDWAAGANRVYVLDDALAPVPVGVLGDVYLGGTVFTGDKLVGDPFSSRPGARLYRTGDRGRWDDDGRLHLAAATVPGDAEVVTSAPATEWEEPRTASERALAALLTELLGAEDVGRHDDFFGLGGDSVLAVQLAARARDAGLDLTARMVFEHPALAELAAALDAGSVADPQPDDLHHEPMSASGLSEQELAALTASWSGGEAPR; encoded by the coding sequence GTGACTGACATCGACACCCGAGCCCAGCTCACCGAGCGGCGATTGGAGCTGTTGCGCCGCAGGCTCGACGAGCGCGGCCTCACCGCCACAACGGCGCCCGTCGACGACGTGTCGGCCATGTCCGAAGGCCAGCTGCGGATGTGGTTCGTGCACGCCGCCGATCCCAGTCGCGCCCTGCTGAACGTGTGCCTGTCCTATCGCATCACCGGTGCCGTCGACACCGACCGGCTGCACGAGGCCGTCGACGCGGTCGCGGTCCGGCACCCGGTGTTACGCACCACGTACCGCACCGCGAGCGCCGACAACGGTTCGACCGGCATGCCGGTGCCGACCGTGCACCCGGACCTGCGGCCCGGCTGGGCGGAACACGACCTGTCCGAACTGTCCGAGCGGGCCCGCCGGCTGCGGCTCGAAGTGCTGGCCCAGCGCGAATTCAGCGCACCGTTCGACCTGAACGCGGAATCACCGCTTCGGATCACCGTGATCCGCATCAGCGCCACAGAGCTCGTCCTGCTGCTGGTCGCCCACCACATCGCCTGGGACGACGGTTCCTGGGAGGTGTTCTTCGCCGACCTCACGCGTGCCTACCAGGGCGAACCGCTCGCACCGAGCCGGGCCTGGGTGTCGCCCCAGGTGAACGACGACGCCGACGTGGCGTACTGGCGCGCGGTGATGGCCGACCCGCCCGAGCCCCTCGAGCTGCCGGGGCCGACCGGTTCGGCGGTGCCCACCAGTTGGCGCTCCCGACGCACCACACGGCACCTCGGCGCCGATGTCGCGGCGCGGGTGAGCGCGATGGCCGCCGATGCCGGCGCCACGCCCTACACGGTGCTGCTCGCCGTGTTCGGCACCCTGGTGCACCGCTACAGCCACGTCGACGACTTCCTGGTCGCGACCCCCGTACTCAACCGGACCGCCGACACCGAGGACGTCATCGGGTATTTCGGCAACACCGTAGCGCTGCGTCTGCGGCCGCAGTCGGCGATGACCTTCACCGAACTGCTGGCCCAGAGCAGGGACACCGCGATCGGGGCGTTCGCGCACCAGCGGGTCGGGCTGGATCGCATGGTCCGCGAGCTCAACCCGGACCGGCGGCACGGCGCCGAGCGGATGACGCGGGTCAGCTTCGGATTCCGCGGCCCCGACCGGTTCGGGTTCACCCCACCCGGGGTGAGTTGCGAACGCGCCGATCTGCGGGCCCATCTGACCCACCTGCCATTGGGCATCATGGTCGAATTCAGCGCCGACGAGATCGTCGTCGAACTCGAGTACCTTGTCGAGATCATCGAGCCGCAGCTCGCCGAGCAGCTCCTCGACCACTACCTGGTGCTGCTCGACAGCGCGCTCGCGCGACCGGACAGCTCGCTGCGCGAGCTGGATCTGATGAGCGGCGCCGACCGGGAATGGCTGCGCGAGATGACCCATGGTCCGGCCTTCGACACCGCGCCGGCCACGATCGTCGACCTCGTCGAAGCCCAGGCGGCGCGCACCCCCGAGGCCACCGCCGTCGTCTACGAGGGCCACCACTACAGCTACCGCGAACTCAACGAGCACGCCAATCGGGTCGCGCACTGGCTCATCTCGCACGAGATCGGCACCGAAGACCGCGTCGCGGTCCTGCTGGACAAGTCGCCGGAACTGGTCGTCACCGCACTGGGTGTGCTCAAGGCCGGTGCGGTGTACCTGCCGATCGACCCGACCTACCCGCAGGATCGGCTGGAGTTCATCCTGGGCGACTGCGACGCGAAACTGGCGGTGCGCGAACCGGTCACAGGGATCGAGGATCTGCCCACCCACAACCCGACCGACGCTGACCGGGTGCGCCCGCTGCGCCCGGCCAACACCGCCTACCTGATCTACACGTCCGGCTCCACCGGACTGCCCAAGGGGGTGCCGGTCCCGCACCGACCCGTCGCGGAGTACTTCGTCTGGTTCAAACAGGACTACCAGGTCGACGCCGCGGACCGGTTGCTGCAGGTCGCCTCACCGAGTTTCGACGTGTCGATCGCCGAGGTGTTCGGCACCCTGGCGTGCGGCGCCCGGCTGGTGATCCACCGTCCCGACGGGTTGCGCGACATCGGCTACCTGACCGACCTGCTGCGCGACGAAGGCATCACGGCCATGCATTTCGTGCCGTCGCTGCTCGGGCTTTTCCTGTCACTGCCCGGCGTGAACCAGTGGCGCACGCTGCAGCGGGTGCCGATCGGCGGTGAGGCCCTGCCCGGGGAGGTCGCCGACAAATTCCACGCCACGTTCGACGCGTTGTTGCACAACTTCTACGGGCCCACCGAAACCGTCATCAACGCCACCCGGTACAAGGTCGAGGGCCGGCAGGGCACTCGTATCGTGCCGATCGGCAAGCCCAAGATCAACACGGCCATCCACCTTCTCGACGACGCGCTGCGCCCGGTTCCGCCCGGATCGATCGGCGAAATCTACATCGGGGGCACCCACCTCGCGCACGGTTACCATCGCCGCCCGGGGCTGACCGCTGAACGCTTCGTCGCCGACCCGTTCACGCCCGGGGCCCGGCTGTACCGAACCGGTGACCTCGCGCGGCGCAACGCCGATGGTGATGTCGAATTCGTCGGCCGCGCCGACGAACAGGTCAAGATCCGAGGTTTCCGGATCGAATTGGGCGACGTCGCGGCGGCGATCACCGTGGACCCGAGCGTCGGCCAGGCCGTCGTCGTGGTCAGCGACCTGCCCGGCTTGGGCAAGAGCCTGGTCGGCTACCTGACCCCGGCCGACGGCTCAGCTGTCGACGTCGACCGGATCCGCGCCCGGGTGGCCGCAGCGCTGCCGGAGTACATGACTCCCGCCGCCTACGTGGTGGTCGACGAGATCCCGATCACTGCGCACGGCAAGATCGACCGTGCCGGGCTGCCGGAACCGGAGATCCTGGCCGCCAGCGAATTCCGCGAGCCCGCCGCCGGCACCGAGACGCAGGTCGCGCAGCTGTTCGCCGACCTGCTCGGCCATGAGCGGGTGGGCGCCGACGACTCGTTCTTCGACCTGGGTGGGCACTCACTGCTGGCCACCAAACTGGTCGCCGAGGTCCGCGCCCGGTGCGGGGCCGACGTCGGTGTGCGTGACATCTTCGAGCTCGAGACCGTGGCACGGCTCGCCGAACACATCGACTCCCTCGCCGCCGACGGCCGCGGCGCCCGACCGCGGCTGGTGGCGCAGCCGCACGACGGTCCGGCGCCGCTGTCGTCCTCGCAGTTGCGATCGTGGTTCGGCTACCGCATCGAAGGCGCCAACCCCGTGAACAACATCCCGTTCGCCGCCCGGCTGTCGGGCCCGTGCGACGTCGACGCACTGGTGGCGGCTCTCCACGATGTCGTCGAGCGGCACGCGATCCTGCGCACGACCTACCGTGAGATCGACGGCACGCCCTATCAGGTCGTCAACGACATGACACCGCACTTCCTGGTGCGGCGGGCCCGCGGCGACGGCGAAGACTGGCTGCGCGGCGAACTGGCCCGCGAACAGCGCTACGCCTTCGATCTGGAACAGGATTGGCCGATCCGCGCAGCGGTGCTCGGCGTCGAGGGTGAGCGCGGCCCGGAACTGGTGGTGTCTCTGGTGATCCACCACATCGCCGGCGACCACTGGTCCGGCGGAGTGCTGTTCACCGACATGGTGACCGCGTACCGTGCCAGAAACGCTGGACGCCAGCCGGATTGGGCGCCGCTGCCGATCCAGTACACCGACTACGGTGCCTGGCAGGCGCGTCTGCTCAGCGACGAGGCAGGCATCGTCGCCCCGCAACGCGAATACTGGGCCGGCCAGTTGGCCGGCGTCCCCACCGAATCCGGCCTGCCGCTGGACCATCCACGGCCTCGGCTGCCCAGCGGCGCCGGTGACGCCGTCGAGTTCACCATCACGGCATCGACCAGGACCGCACTGGCGCAGCTGTGCCGCGACCTCGGCATCACCGAGTTCATGGCCCTGCAGGCGGCGGTCGCCGTGACGCTGGCCAAAGCCGGCGGCGGACCGGACATCCCGATGGGAACACCGGTGGCGGGCCGGTCGGAGGCCGAGCTGGCAGACCTGGTCGGCTTCTTCGTCAACTTCGTGGTGCTACGTAACGATCTGCGCGGCAATCCCACGTTGCGCGAGATCCTGGTGCGGGCCCGCGAGACGGCGCTGTCGGCTTACTCGAACGCCGACGTGCCGTTCGAGCAGGTCGTCGAGGTCGTCAACCCGCCGCGCTCGCTGTCCCGCAACCCGCTGTTCCAAGTGGTCGTACATGTGCGCGAACAACTTCCCCGGCAGCAGATGATCGACGACCGGACGTCGTTCACGGCGCTGGAACCGAGCTTCGACATGGCCCAGGCCGACCTGTCGCTGAACTTCTTCGCGGATGCGCAGGACGGTCCGGCAGCCGGCTACCGCGGCCACGTCATCTATCGACCGGAACTGTATGACCGGGCCACGATCCAACGGCTCACCGGCTGGCTGGACCGCATCGTCACTGCGTTCGCCGAGCATCCCGATCGCCGACTCGGCGACGTCGAGATCATCACCGCCGAAGAGAAGCAGCGGATCGTTACCGACTGGGCCGCCGGCGCGAACCGGGTCTACGTGCTCGATGACGCATTGGCACCCGTCCCGGTCGGCGTCCTCGGTGACGTCTATCTCGGCGGCACCGTGTTCACGGGCGACAAGCTGGTCGGAGACCCGTTCAGCTCGCGCCCCGGAGCGCGGTTGTACCGCACCGGGGACCGCGGCCGGTGGGACGACGACGGCCGCCTTCACCTCGCCGCGGCGACCGTGCCCGGCGACGCCGAGGTGGTGACGAGCGCGCCGGCGACCGAATGGGAGGAGCCGCGCACCGCGAGCGAGCGTGCCCTGGCCGCGCTGTTGACCGAACTGCTCGGCGCCGAGGACGTCGGCCGTCACGACGACTTCTTCGGTCTCGGCGGAGACAGTGTGCTGGCCGTGCAGCTGGCCGCGCGAGCCCGCGACGCGGGTCTGGACCTGACCGCCCGCATGGTCTTCGAACATCCCGCGCTGGCCGAGCTGGCCGCCGCGCTGGACGCGGGCTCGGTCGCCGATCCCCAACCCGACGACCTGCACCACGAACCGATGTCGGCCTCGGGCCTGTCGGAGCAGGAACTGGCCGCGCTGACGGCGTCGTGGAGCGGTGGGGAGGCGCCGCGATGA